The Macrococcoides canis genome has a window encoding:
- a CDS encoding pyridoxamine 5'-phosphate oxidase family protein, whose translation MNQKENYNKLFELIEKNDIAMMTTIQDNKLVSRPMSYQEVDASGNIWFMSTRTEKTEEIENDNRVNLAFTKKGFVSIAGNASIVNDNEKIKEYWNKGIEAFLSTKPEDPNVVLIKVVPESAEYWATDDKVKTVVEGIKSLVSNDKGSSEDSSINESLDLK comes from the coding sequence ATGAATCAAAAAGAAAACTATAATAAGTTATTTGAATTAATAGAAAAAAATGATATTGCAATGATGACAACAATTCAGGATAATAAACTCGTTTCACGACCAATGAGCTATCAAGAAGTTGATGCTAGTGGCAACATATGGTTTATGTCTACTCGTACTGAAAAAACAGAAGAAATAGAAAACGATAATCGTGTAAACTTAGCATTCACTAAAAAGGGATTTGTATCTATTGCTGGGAATGCTTCAATCGTTAATGATAATGAGAAAATTAAAGAATACTGGAATAAAGGAATCGAAGCATTCTTAAGCACAAAACCTGAAGATCCAAATGTCGTGCTCATTAAAGTTGTTCCTGAATCTGCAGAATACTGGGCAACAGATGATAAAGTGAAAACAGTTGTTGAAGGTATTAAATCATTAGTTTCTAATGATAAGGGAAGTAGCGAAGACAGTTCAATTAATGAATCTTTAGATTTAAAATAG